The following DNA comes from Amycolatopsis solani.
GCGAACCCCGAGCAGCTCGACATCGACGCCGCGCTCGCCGAGGTGCCGACGCCGCTCAAGCCGCCCAAGGCTGTGCCCAAGCCGCCGGTCGAGGTGCCCGAGAAGAAGCCGAAGAAGGCACCGGAGCCGCCGCTGGCGGTCACCCGGACCGTGGAAGGCGACTACCAGCTCCCGCCGCCCGACCTGCTGAAGCTCGGCGACGCGCCGAAGTCCCGCAGCAAGGCCAACGACGCCATGATCGAGGCGATCACCGGCGTGCTGGAGCAGTTCAACGTCGACGCGCAGGTCACCGGCTTCACGCGCGGCCCGACGGTCACGCGCTACGAGGTCGAGCTCGGCCCGGGCGTGAAGGTCGAGAAGATCACCGCGCTGACCAAGAACATCGCCTACGCGGTGGCCACCGACAACGTCCGGCTGCTGGCGCCGATCCCCGGCAAGTCGGCGGTCGGCATCGAGGTGCCGAACTCCGACCGCGAGATGGTCCGCCTGGGCGACGTCCTGCGTGCGCCGTCCACGGTCAAGGACAACCACCCGATGGTGATCGGCCTCGGCAAGGACATCGAAGGCCACTTCGTCACCGCGAACCTGACGAAGATGCCGCACCTGCTGGTCGCGGGCTCGACCGGTTCCGGTAAGTCGAGCTTCGTCAACTCGATGCTGGTGTCGCTGCTCGCGCGCGCGACGCCGGACGAGTGCCGGATGATCCTGATCGACCCGAAGATGGTCGAGCTGACGCCGTACGAGGGCATCCCGCACCTGATCACGCCCATCATCACCCAGCCGAAGAAGGCCGCCGCCGCGCTGGCCTGGCTGGTGGAGGAGATGGAGCAGCGCTACCAGGACATGCAGGTCAACAAGGTCCGGCACATCGACGACTACAACAAGAAGGTGAAGTCCGGCGAGATCACCGCGCCGCCGGGCTCCGAGCGCGAGTACCGGCCGTACCCGTACATCATGGCGATCGTCGACGAGCTCGCCGACCTGATGATGACCGCCCCGCGCGACGTCGAGGACGCGATCGTCCGCATCACCCAGAAGGCCCGTGCCGCGGGCATCCACCTGGTCCTGGCCACGCAGCGGCCGTCGGTCGACGTCGTCACCGGCCTGATCAAGACCAACGTCCCTTCGCGGCTGGCCTTCGCGACGTCGTCGCTGACCGACTCGCGGGTCATCCTGGACCAGCCGGGCGCGGAGAAGCTCATCGGCATGGGCGACGCCCTGTACCTGCCGATGGGCGCGGGCAAACCGGTCCGCATCCAGGGCGCCTTCGTCGGCGACGAAGAGATCGCGGCGGTCGTCAACTACGCCAAGGAGCAGGCACAGCCGGACTACCAGGACGGCGTCACGGCGCAGAAGGCCGGCGAGAAGAAGGAGATCGACCCGGACATCGGGGACGATCTGGACGTCCTGCTGCAGGCGGCCGAGCTGATCGTGACCTCCCAGTTCGGCTCGACGTCGATGCTGCAACGCAAGCTCCGCGTCGGCTTCGCGAAGGCGGGGCGGCTGATGGACCTGCTGGAGAGCCGGGGGGTCGTCGGCCCGTCGGAGGGTTCGAAGGCCCGCGACGTGCTGATCAAGCCGGAGGAGCTGGAGGGCGTCCTCTTCATGATCCGCGGCGGTGGCCCGGTGGACGCGGACTCCGGCGACGAGGACGAGTAGCCGGTCCCCTGGCTGGTGCTTCAGGCTGTTCCGTGCGGTTTACTGGTGCGAAACAGCGTGAAGCGCTGCCGAGGAGGTGTTCGGGTGCTGCGGAGTTTCCGGCTGGGCAACCACCGCTCGTTCCGCGACGAGCAGGAGCTGCTGCTGATGCCCGCGCGGCCAGGTGACGTTCGCACAGCCGTTCCGGTCGCGGCGATCTACGGTGCGAACGCCTCCGGCAAGTCGAACCTGCTGAACGGTCTCTGGTACATGCAGACGGCGGTGCTCGAAACTGTCGGCGGCATCGGCTCGGCAGAGGGCTTCCGGCTCGACGACGGCGAGGAAGAGGGAGCCTCCTCCTACGTGGTCGAGCTCGTCGCGGACGGCAACCGCTACACCTACGGGTTCGTCGTTCGAGGTGAAATCGTCGAACAAGAGTGGTTGTACTCGTACCCGGAAAAGCGCCGGAGGGTGCTCCTCGAGCGAACCGGGGAACATCTCAAGTTCGGCAGCACCGTCCCGGACCTCAAGGCCAAGCTGACCGTCCTGGACGGACTCATCCAGCCGGACGCACTCGTCCTCGGTATCTGCAAGCGTCTCTCGCTGGAGCCGTTGATGCCGGTCTACGAGTGGTTCAAAGCCGGAGTCCGCATCCACTACCGGTATGCGGAGGAGACAACGGATTCGCTCGGACAACGAGTCGCAGCCTTCCTCCGACGCGGCCCGGAACATTCACGGCGGCTTCTGGGGCTGTTGGTCGCTGCCGATGTCGGCATCACCGATATCTCGGTCGAGGACATCGGCGAGCCCATCCGCCAGCCGCACGCCCTGACGGCGCTGCAGCGGGTCCGGCGGCCCGGCCCCGGTCAAGCGCGGCTGAGGTTCAAGCACGGCGTTTCCGGTGTTCCCTTCGATCTGGTCGACGAGTCCGCCGGCACTTTGAACTGGCTCGATCTCCTGCCTGCGGTGCTCGATGTGCTCGACGCGGGTCAGTTGTTCGTGGTCGACGAGATCGACGGCAGCCTCCACCCGCGGCTGACCGCGAAGCTGATCGAGCTGTTCCAGTCTGAGGAGACCAACCCGCACGGCGCGCAGTTGATCTTCACGACGCACGATACGAGTTTGCTGGGGACCATGCTGGGTGGTGACCTGCTCGACCGCGACCAGGTTTGGTTCGTCGAGAAGGGTGAAGACGGCGCCAGCGAGCTGTATCCGCTCACCGATTTCAAGCCGCGCAAGGATCAGAACACCGAACGACGGTATCTCGCGGGCAGCTACGGTGCCGTCCCGGTCCTGGGTGACTTCGGGGAAGCGATCGCCGGACGGTGACCAGGCGGGAAAACAGCGATCGGCGGCGTCCGGCGTTCCGGGAGCAAAGGCTCTCCCTGTTGGTGGTCTGCGGCGCCAAAGCGACGGAGCCGGCTTACCTCGAAGGGCTGAAACGTGCCCGCCGCAATCCGGCTGTCACGGTGAAGGTGAAGGTCAAGGCAGCGGATCCCGAGGCGGTCGTCAGGTACGCCGCGGAACTGAGCGATCGCGCCAGGGGCGCCCATGACGAGGTGTGGTGTGTCGTCGACGTCGACGAATTCGACCTCGAGCGAGCGGTTGTGCTCGCTCGGCGCCTTGGGGTCAACTTGGCTGTCTCGAATCC
Coding sequences within:
- a CDS encoding DNA translocase FtsK, with the translated sequence MAGSATRKRSTGSGAKGAAARKPRTPAKPRPRSSPARKPAPRRKTPGIFGKGVRGTWNLLAKGTGTLARTVGRTRELEAEHRRDGLALGLIALAIVAAVGVWWRAAGPIGAGVEIATRTVLGAGAVTLPLVLVVVAVALMRSEPHPETRPRMVIGTIMVVLSVLGMLHIFTALPDTNDGRMYAGGIIGAFSGGLLTMGVTTWVAVPILILALVFGILVFTGTPVREIPQRLRNWGLDEEEIAEAEALRTGFATDEDAVTEADPKAARLRKPSRRRQSSDANPEQLDIDAALAEVPTPLKPPKAVPKPPVEVPEKKPKKAPEPPLAVTRTVEGDYQLPPPDLLKLGDAPKSRSKANDAMIEAITGVLEQFNVDAQVTGFTRGPTVTRYEVELGPGVKVEKITALTKNIAYAVATDNVRLLAPIPGKSAVGIEVPNSDREMVRLGDVLRAPSTVKDNHPMVIGLGKDIEGHFVTANLTKMPHLLVAGSTGSGKSSFVNSMLVSLLARATPDECRMILIDPKMVELTPYEGIPHLITPIITQPKKAAAALAWLVEEMEQRYQDMQVNKVRHIDDYNKKVKSGEITAPPGSEREYRPYPYIMAIVDELADLMMTAPRDVEDAIVRITQKARAAGIHLVLATQRPSVDVVTGLIKTNVPSRLAFATSSLTDSRVILDQPGAEKLIGMGDALYLPMGAGKPVRIQGAFVGDEEIAAVVNYAKEQAQPDYQDGVTAQKAGEKKEIDPDIGDDLDVLLQAAELIVTSQFGSTSMLQRKLRVGFAKAGRLMDLLESRGVVGPSEGSKARDVLIKPEELEGVLFMIRGGGPVDADSGDEDE
- a CDS encoding AAA family ATPase, with the translated sequence MLRSFRLGNHRSFRDEQELLLMPARPGDVRTAVPVAAIYGANASGKSNLLNGLWYMQTAVLETVGGIGSAEGFRLDDGEEEGASSYVVELVADGNRYTYGFVVRGEIVEQEWLYSYPEKRRRVLLERTGEHLKFGSTVPDLKAKLTVLDGLIQPDALVLGICKRLSLEPLMPVYEWFKAGVRIHYRYAEETTDSLGQRVAAFLRRGPEHSRRLLGLLVAADVGITDISVEDIGEPIRQPHALTALQRVRRPGPGQARLRFKHGVSGVPFDLVDESAGTLNWLDLLPAVLDVLDAGQLFVVDEIDGSLHPRLTAKLIELFQSEETNPHGAQLIFTTHDTSLLGTMLGGDLLDRDQVWFVEKGEDGASELYPLTDFKPRKDQNTERRYLAGSYGAVPVLGDFGEAIAGR
- a CDS encoding RloB family protein, whose translation is MTRRENSDRRRPAFREQRLSLLVVCGAKATEPAYLEGLKRARRNPAVTVKVKVKAADPEAVVRYAAELSDRARGAHDEVWCVVDVDEFDLERAVVLARRLGVNLAVSNPCFEYWLLLHFEACAAPMNCYGDVEKRLLRHLPGYRKSALRFAHYEHGVDAAVRRSRHPEAGHARNPSTQVGLLVEKML